The DNA region TTTACACCCTTACAACGCGGGAAACATCGGTTTGCTTGTTTTGAAAACTTTTACATCGCGGCCGATATGATGCGATGCGGCCTTATTTTATTTCAACTCCATGAGAGATATTTTAGAACTGGATTCCCTCTCACGTCCCAAAAGACAGTGGAGAACGGAGAGTGTTCTAGATCAATAGATTGCTATTCTAGATTACATTATACCTAAAGCTTTTTGCGCCTAAACTGAAGctcaagtaaaataaaataagaagaaaatataaatgtgaaattctcaaaattcttaaataaatatgaattttgtgaaattaaatACAAAAGATAGCAGCTTTCAAAGACTAATGATACTGATACCTAGATGCagatatataatcaaatttacAGTTCAAACTGGTCAATAAAAGACCATTTGTGAAGAGTTTAGTAACCCGAAACTAATTGTGCTGATGCGAATGAATTTATAGGTATTATTCAAGGAAAAAGCATGTCTATTTCATGGAAATACTTGTCTACCTCCGTATTCCTCTTTTCcatcttatatttattttcatttgtacGGTGGTATAAGTGGGAATGGAATTCTACAAAGAAAAATCATCACATATAACTCACTACCAAACCTGTTGTTCAGAGTCATAGAACAAACTAAGATGGATGTCATTTTGGTTGAAGATAAATAAGACAGAAAAGGACGATATGCAGAAAAGAATTGATGTACTTACCGTAAGTCTTCGAAAAATATCTCTCGGTCCTGATTGTAGAAGAGAATTTGCTTCAACCAACATTTGTGTTACACCATAGTGCAATTTCGCTAGCACACCATTGGACAACCCCTGCTTTTCCGCAATTTTTATGGCAACAGCCTAGATATGTGGGAGGAAATATTGTGTCTCATTAAAGAACAAATGCACAAGGAATATCTAATTTAAGTTCTTTAAATATTGCAAGGGTGTAACATTAACCTGAGCCTCCGCCAAGCAGAGATTAACCATCGCCGAAGAGACATTAATTGTAGTTTCAGGTGGCTTTTCCGGAGGCAATATAGACTGCAACAATGGAAGGACTTCAGCATTCAGATATTTGTAGATTCCAGCTGCTTTTTTCAGAAGAGAGGCAGCCTGCTGCATATCTATGGTAACAGTGGATTCGAATTTTCTGATTTAAATGAACGAACCAATAGCAAAAAGTGATAAACTGGTAAAATGACGCTATTTTTCAAGTACCAACCTTCAGAAAAAACTTCAAAAGCCCTCTGTCGAGTAGTTATACCGTAAAAGAAAAGAATCATTCCAAGTTCATACTGTAGACTATTAATTTGGAAATATTTTGGACCTCCAATCATGAACTTTGTGCTTAGGGTGCTACTCCACTGTATCCTAAGctctaaaatcaacaaatttttGTTTCGGCTTATTGAATCAACTTGACGAATAAAGTTCTCCAATAGGGGCAAATACTGTTCCAACTTCTGAATATCCTGAAATATTGCAAAGAATGTTTTGCCAAGGGACAATTTAAATTCAGTAGTTAATAAACAGAACGAGTGAAGCACCATAACTCAAGCAGTAAGCAATGATCACCACAACCTAAATATCATGAATATGTAGTACTCATAAATAAACACAACATTAGACTACGTAGCATTTTGTAGCTCTTGGCCATTATTACAATATACAAAGAAATTTGAGATGCATTTATTGAAAGTACAGTAAAAATTGTCATACATAGGTAACTGTAGAAATATCTCCATATGCAACATGTTGTTCTACCAATACAGCTATTTAAACACTGGAATCTAGAGCATagcagaaaaacaaaaaaaaaatccaatacaGAGAAGTTTTACTGAAAAAAAATGAGCATTAGAAGTATCTAAAACAAGTACACATGCTCCACAATTATGACCAAACATGCAACATCTAAATAAATTTCTATGCCAGCTTCCAGGATTTGAAAATACTGTGTCAATGTAAAAAAGTAAACGTCAAGCTTAAACTTTTTCTCCGCCCATTGTTAAAACAGGAAGTTTCAAGAAAAAATGATGATCTTGGATAGTGGAGCTGTGTGTCGAACAGGATATATATGGATATAATGCATAATATCTGCATACAAAACAGATTCATGAAGAATATGCGCATCGGGAAAAGGGTTCAAAAACTACTgtgaatatttaaaatattcttaattcaCTGTAATCTGATCTAATCAATGTACACATCCATTGCTccacatatattttatttttaatattgcaAAATGCTTATTGATGAGAGAAAGAATTCACAGCTGCAGTTAGCTAACACAATAAAATGCATTCTTCTGTCTTTACCTGTAATTTTGCTTCCATTCAAGGACACGGTACACTAAAAATATTAC from Amaranthus tricolor cultivar Red isolate AtriRed21 chromosome 3, ASM2621246v1, whole genome shotgun sequence includes:
- the LOC130807457 gene encoding uncharacterized protein LOC130807457, giving the protein MMMLHYHFSGMKTKRIVFENVFSVRDPAGLEHLKELTARRRLIEESINETSCITEATAREMTGGLTSRSQQDIQKLEQYLPLLENFIRQVDSISRNKNLLILELRIQWSSTLSTKFMIGGPKYFQINSLQYELGMILFFYGITTRQRAFEVFSEDMQQAASLLKKAAGIYKYLNAEVLPLLQSILPPEKPPETTINVSSAMVNLCLAEAQAVAIKIAEKQGLSNGVLAKLHYGVTQMLVEANSLLQSGPRDIFRRLTEFIYSCSILHELRSHIHLAESYQASEQLGVSIGLLGRALSKAKNMPGEQSWRQVYKTELNKVSDMLKKYKDENAFVWQQKIPPEFELPPLEGRLVVNVTPYEPQRWERVIAFST